From the Rhodocyclaceae bacterium genome, one window contains:
- a CDS encoding BMP family ABC transporter substrate-binding protein, which produces MTDRSRRHLISVAGSLSALAAAGVLSACGKQEPAAPKAEAKAEPKKADPLKAAWIYVGPVGDAGWSFAHDLGRKAVEAKFGSAVSTSFVEKVPEGADAERVIRDLAQQGNKIIFATSFGYMEPMLKVAGEFPDVKFEHATGYKSAPNMRIYDASLYQDAYLAGVIAGRMTKTGTLGFVGSFPIPEVLRNINAYTLGARSVNPKVRTRVVWVNTWFDPARESEAAQTLINQGADVLLQNTDSTAVLQTAEKNGKYAFGWDSDMSAFGPKAHLASAIINWGPYYIKAIDDVLKGSWQTGRTIWGVKEDLNDLVKIADVVPEETKAQIAKVKAGLKDDSFEVFTGPIVDNAGKERLPKDQKADRAWKDKVDFFVAGVEGKVPSGS; this is translated from the coding sequence ATGACCGATCGTTCCAGACGCCATCTCATCAGCGTGGCTGGCAGCCTGTCCGCACTCGCTGCCGCAGGCGTGCTCTCGGCCTGTGGCAAGCAGGAGCCGGCCGCGCCGAAGGCCGAGGCGAAGGCCGAGCCGAAGAAGGCTGATCCGCTGAAGGCAGCGTGGATCTACGTCGGTCCGGTCGGAGACGCCGGCTGGTCGTTTGCGCACGACCTCGGCCGCAAGGCGGTCGAGGCGAAGTTCGGCAGCGCGGTCAGCACCAGCTTCGTCGAGAAGGTGCCCGAAGGCGCGGATGCCGAGCGGGTGATCCGCGACCTGGCCCAGCAGGGCAACAAGATCATATTCGCGACCTCGTTCGGCTACATGGAGCCGATGCTGAAGGTGGCCGGTGAATTCCCCGACGTGAAGTTCGAGCACGCGACCGGCTACAAGAGCGCGCCGAACATGCGCATCTACGATGCCAGCCTCTACCAGGATGCCTACCTCGCCGGCGTCATCGCGGGCCGCATGACGAAGACCGGCACGCTGGGCTTCGTCGGTTCGTTCCCGATCCCGGAGGTGCTGCGCAACATCAACGCCTACACGCTGGGTGCACGCAGCGTGAACCCGAAGGTGCGCACCCGCGTGGTCTGGGTGAACACCTGGTTCGACCCGGCTCGCGAGAGCGAGGCGGCGCAGACGCTGATCAACCAGGGCGCCGACGTGCTGCTGCAGAACACCGACTCCACCGCCGTGCTGCAGACGGCCGAGAAGAACGGCAAGTACGCATTCGGCTGGGACAGCGACATGAGCGCCTTCGGCCCGAAAGCCCACCTGGCCTCGGCGATCATCAACTGGGGGCCCTACTACATCAAGGCGATCGACGACGTGCTGAAGGGGTCCTGGCAGACCGGCCGCACGATCTGGGGCGTGAAGGAAGACCTGAACGACCTGGTGAAGATCGCCGACGTCGTCCCGGAAGAGACGAAGGCGCAGATCGCGAAGGTCAAGGCCGGGCTGAAAGACGACAGCTTCGAAGTGTTCACCGGACCGATCGTCGACAACGCCGGCAAGGAGCGCCTGCCGAAAGACCAGAAAGCCGACCGCGCGTGGAAGGACAAGGTCGACTTCTTCGTCGCCGGCGTCGAGGGCAAGGTGCCGTCGGGCAGCTGA
- the maiA gene encoding maleylacetoacetate isomerase, giving the protein MDLYGFWRSLATLRVRIALNLKGLDYREHPIDLFSGEQYAASFRAINPMAAVPVLVEDGQPPLTQSMAILEYLEEAYPQPPLLPAAPRARAHVRALAMTFVSDAHPLVVPRVRSYLSDVLGLEEPVRMAWIEHWSLTALRAVEQQLAGATGSFCAGASPTIADICLVAHVVGARLSRFDLSAFQTCNRIADHCLQLDAFARAHPLRQQGAPVSS; this is encoded by the coding sequence CTGGACCTTTACGGATTCTGGCGCTCGCTCGCCACCTTGCGCGTACGTATCGCGCTCAACCTGAAAGGGCTGGACTACCGCGAGCATCCGATCGACCTGTTCTCGGGCGAACAGTACGCGGCGTCGTTTCGCGCGATCAACCCGATGGCCGCGGTGCCGGTCCTGGTCGAGGATGGCCAGCCACCGCTCACGCAGTCGATGGCCATCCTCGAATACCTGGAAGAGGCTTACCCGCAGCCGCCGCTGCTGCCGGCCGCGCCGCGCGCCCGCGCCCATGTACGTGCGCTGGCGATGACCTTCGTGTCCGATGCACACCCACTGGTGGTACCACGGGTGCGCAGCTACCTGTCGGACGTGCTCGGGCTGGAAGAGCCCGTGCGCATGGCGTGGATCGAGCACTGGAGCCTTACCGCGCTGCGGGCGGTCGAGCAGCAGCTCGCCGGCGCGACCGGTTCTTTCTGCGCTGGAGCATCGCCGACGATCGCGGACATCTGCCTGGTCGCCCACGTGGTCGGCGCGCGGCTGTCCAGGTTCGATCTCTCGGCGTTCCAGACCTGCAACCGGATAGCCGACCATTGCCTGCAGCTGGACGCCTTCGCCCGGGCGCATCCGCTCAGGCAGCAGGGCGCGCCCGTGTCGAGCTGA